From one Triticum urartu cultivar G1812 chromosome 3, Tu2.1, whole genome shotgun sequence genomic stretch:
- the LOC125542836 gene encoding protein BREAST CANCER SUSCEPTIBILITY 2 homolog B-like isoform X8: MPGRWRVWGQPDGRLVWIPAPEPDAPPPPAAAPPLPPPLPLGRGAGIAADPSEDALAKGRGAADGCRVESMADLLVQARNTLLEGDGMSGATVDAGEGQLFCTGSGRSVSVSERAIRRARALVGEEVEKAGNKRKQPFDDVPGAEGESREMDAPFRGGVHNTTVPPVFQTGSGKAVLLGKDSIQKARAILGEQPFDHVPDAEGESSEMDAPFRGGVYNTTMPPVFQTGSGKAVLLGKDSIQKARVLLEGVDSAAGAVQPMFRTGMGKPVPVSRTSIDKARAVLEGQTVAEKGVDGMEQFPLFQTGSGRVVSVSAASVQKAKSVLKDNNTSEENTESFGRPNQPMMFQTGSGRSAMISERSIERSRAVANEGDAEKSGHWDTDCQFPMFQTGLGKPVAVSWSSVQKAKAVLEEENIKTTGRGGSSDCATTLQTETPTSVLMSSSLIMNSRSVTPKEDSAMQVTRTEKNHKDDDHVPLFQTGLGRSIAISKSSLKRASAVLEPRNIAKELEDEAHLDGAHDTPVFRTGLGRSILASENSIKELPILEAEEAVKSVNNYKGETFVEDATFQAGIQKFVPQNGISSHKASMLLEQRNFMEKGYEDSGSQLPMFRTGSGKSVLISESSVQKARAVLEEEGKINRNNHKLLNMDKKIPVFASPLKTSCARTVNISSVGVSRAATLLGLEENTLSTQFFGHVGDKLATRINFEQENPEQRLGIASYPTENQVHKEPHWPFELSNNTVSDSGEHSIRFSTAGGRSMAISSDALERAKSLLGESDLVVSTNNLVGYPLGSACNDKMQNSTVAPKEGGSDLSKRRRVSGRTELATFSHQAMSDRKHTGSFGNAVSDIHPTSENTNTFHVGSRSTSEIPKIMKPSSRCLSETDNANDPKDKTRQLHMPAGALVDISNFMGAHSGNIDHVVNEKRRIGGRNSTSSFKRPRSSRFITPISTNKQSSAGVLKLPPTQITSCRTKLSASYPFQHKRKTWKEYFGGPPCFNCLTERTTAEVKLMDAKGAGKYKFHNMNTGAEEFQKLLIACGASLTYATKEWVNNHYKWIVWKLASLERSYPTKAAGKFLTVANVLDELKYRYDREVNNGHRSAIKKILEGNALPSLMMVLCISAIYSHPDVNKLEAVGTDGNENSIDNKSLLAAKRNMPAHIELTDGWYALETSLDVALSEQLQKRKLFIGQKLRIWGASLCGWTGPVSFHEASGTVKLTVHVNGSYRARWDDPLGFCKHVGPPLAFKCIKASGGRVPRTLVGVARIYPILYKERLPDGCSIVRSERMERKALQLYHQRVSKIAEDIMSEQDENCASTDDSEEGAKICKMLEQAAEPEVMMAGLTSEQIISFSSYQAKQKKADLVEGQVYIATGLLPSAHCTNILYLHARGSSTVWKPLASAQAADFQPFFTPRKAVELSLIGEVPLASLSCSEFDIAGVVLHVGDVYLCSNQKRQWLFLTDGSKFISASQSTVQDDCLLAVSFSCSSASDDGAFFSYALSGNTVGFSNLVKRQKDQTRRIWVAEATQSSTYTLSHEISKKSHLKEAATCAEKWASSSFDKIQQLKEKVLCIIGDSGG; the protein is encoded by the exons ATGCCCGGGAGGTGGCGGGTCTGGGGCCAGCCCGACGGCCGCCTCGTCTGGATCCCCGCCCCCGAGCccgacgcgccgccgccgcctgccgcggctccgcctcttcctcctcccctgCCGCTGGGGCGCGGTGCGGGGATAGCCGCGGATCCATCCGAGGACGCGCTGGCGAAAG GCCGGGGCGCTGCCGACGGATGCCGCGTCGAGTCCATGGCCGACCTCCTCGTGCAAG CTCGGAACACGCTGCTCGAAGGTGACGGGATGTCCGGAGCAACTGTCGATGCAGGAGAGGGTCAGCTGTTCTGCACTGGATCAGGGAGGTCAGTGTCTGTCAGCGAGAGGGCTATAAGGAGGGCCAGGGCGTTGGTCGGGGAGGAGGTGGAGAAGGCTGGTAACAAGAGAA AGCAACCGTTTGACGACGTACCTGGTGCAGAGGGCGAATCGAGAGAAATGGACGCCCCATTTAGAG GTGGAGTGCATAACACTACCGTGCCCCCAGTGTTCCAAACTGGATCCGGAAAAGCAGTTTTGCTGGGCAAGGACTCGATCCAGAAGGCAAGAGCTATTTTAGGAG AGCAACCGTTTGACCATGTACCTGATGCAGAGGGCGAATCGAGTGAAATGGACGCCCCATTTAGAG GTGGAGTGTATAACACTACCATGCCCCCAGTGTTCCAAACTGGATCAGGAAAAGCTGTCTTACTGGGCAAGGACTCAATCCAGAAGGCAAGAGTTCTTTTAGAAG GTGTTGATAGTGCTGCTGGTGCCGTACAACCAATGTTCCGTACTGGAATGGGTAAGCCGGTTCCTGTGAGCCGGACCTCTATTGATAAGGCAAGAGCTGTTTTGGAGGGACAAACAGTTGCAGAAAAAG GTGTGGATGGCATGGAACAGTTTCCATTGTTCCAAACTGGTTCAGGACGAGTTGTCTCAGTCAGTGCGGCATCTGTTCAGAAAGCTAAGTCTGTTTTGAAGGATAATAATACAAGCGAGG AAAATACAGAGAGTTTTGGTAGGCCTAACCAGCCTATGATGTTCCAAACTGGTTCAGGAAGATCAGCCATGATCAGCGAAAGATCCATTGAGAGATCTAGAGCTGTGGCGAATGAGGGAGATGCGGAAAAGAGCG GACATTGGGATACTGATTGCCAGTTCCCAATGTTCCAAACAGGATTAGGGAAGCCTGTTGCTGTGAGCTGGAGCTCAGTCCAGAAAGCAAAGGCAGTATTGGAGGAAGAAAATATTAAAACAACTG GACGTGGAGGTAGCAGTGATTGTGCCACAACTCTTCAGACTGAAACGCCAACATCTGTTTTGATGAGTAGCAGTTTGATCATGAATAGTAGAAGTGTTACACCGAAGGAAGATAGTGCAATGCAAG TCACTCGAACAGAGAAAAATCACAAGGATGATGACCACGTGCCGTTGTTTCAAACTGGGTTAGGGAGGTCAATTGCTATAAGTAAGAGCTCACTTAAGAGGGCATCTGCAGTTCTGGAGCCAAGGAATATTGCAAAGGAATTGGAAG ATGAAGCTCATTTAGATGGTGCCCATGACACTCCAGTGTTCAGAACTGGATTAGGAAGGTCTATCTTAGCAAGTGAGAACTCTATAAAGGAATTGCCTATCTTAGAGGCTGAAGAAGCAGTAAAAAGTG TAAACAATTACAAAGGGGAAACCTTTGTTGAAGACGCAACGTTCCAAGCTGGAATACAAAAGTTTGTACCCCAAAATGGAATTTCAAGCCATAAGGCCAGTATGCTTTTGGAGCAACGAAACTTCATGGAGAAAG GATACGAAGACTCTGGAAGTCAACTGCCAATGTTTCGAACCGGATCTGGAAAGTCGGTCTTGATTAGTGAAAGCTCAGTGCAGAAAGCAAGGGCTGTTCTGGAGGAAGAAGGCAAAATAAACAGAA ATAATCATAAGCTCCTTAACATGGACAAAAAAATTCCTGTGTTTGCGTCACCTCTCAAGACAAGCTGTGCAAGAACAGTAAATATATCTTCAGTTGGCGTGTCTCGAGCTGCTACTTTGTTGGGCTTGGAGGAGAATACcctttcaacacaattttttgGACATGTGGGGGATAAGCTGGCCACAAGAATAAATTTTGAGCAGGAAAATCCAGAACAGAGGCTTGGTATTGCATCTTATCCAACAGAAAACCAAGTGCACAAGGAACCACACTGGCCATTTGAGCTTTCTAATAACACAGTTTCTGATTCTGGTGAGCATTCTATCAGATTCAGTACCGCCGGAGGCAGATCAATGGCTATTTCTAGTGATGCACTTGAACGCGCAAAAAGCCTTCTGGGTGAATCAGATCTCGTGGTTTCAACAAATAATTTAGTAGGCTACCCTTTGGGATCTGCTTGTAATGATAAGATGCAAAATTCAACTGTTGCGCCAAAAGAAGGTGGATCTGATTTATCTAAAAGAAGAAGGGTCAGTGGAAGAACCGAACTTGCAACATTTTCCCACCAGGCAATGTCTGATAGGAAGCACACTGGATCCTTTGGAAATGCTGTATCTGATATCCATCCAACTAGTGAAAACACCAATACGTTTCATGTTGGGAGTCGTTCAACCAGTGAAATTCCAAAGATCATGAAGCCTTCTTCCAGGTGTTTATCTGAAACTGACAACGCAAATGACCCTAAAGATAAGACCCGGCAACTCCATATGCCAGCTGGAGCGTTGGTTGACATCAGTAACTTCATGGGTGCACATTCTGGAAATATTGACCATGTTGTTAATGAGAAGAGAAGAATTGGGGGAAGAAACTCCACATCTTCCTTTAAACGGCCCCGCTCTTCCAG GTTCATCACGCCTATAAGCACCAACAAACAGTCCTCTGCTG GAGTACTCAAACTACCACCAACTCAGATCACTTCCTGTCGAACAAAGCTGTCTGCATCTTATCCTTTTCAACATAAAAGGAAGACTTGGAAAGAGTATTTTGGTGGTCCTCCCTGCTTCAATTGTTTG ACGGAACGTACAACAGCTGAAGTGAAGCTCATGGATGCAAAAGGAGCAGGGAAGTACAAGTTTCACAATATGAATACTGGTGCAGAAGAATTTCAGAAGTTGCTGATTGCCTGTGGGGCTTCATTGACATATGCAACTAAAGA ATGGGTGAACAATCACTATAAATGGATCGTATGGAAACTTGCTTCACTTGAGAGGAGCTATCCAACTAAAGCTGCTGGCAAATTCTTGACAGTTGCTAATGTTTTAGACGAGCTGAAGTATAG GTATGACAGAGAAGTGAACAATGGCCATCGATCAGCCATAAAGAAAATTTTAGAAGGAAATGCTTTGCCATCTTTGATGATGGTGCTGTGCATTTCAGCTATTTATTCCCATCCTGATGTAAATAAGTTAGAGGCTGTCGGGACAGATGGAAATGAAAACAGTATCGACAATAAAAGCTTGTTAGCTGCTAAAAGAAACATGCCTGCACACATTGAATTAACTGATGGATG GTATGCACTAGAAACGTCATTAGACGTGGCACTTTCAGAACAACTACAGAAAAGAAAGCTTTTTATAGGACAAAAGCTTCGG ATATGGGGAGCTTCTTTGTGTGGTTGGACTGGGCCTGTGTCATTTCATGAG GCATCTGGCACCGTCAAATTGACGGTCCATGTGAATGGCAGTTATCGTGCAAGATGGGATGATCCTTTGGGATTCT GCAAGCATGTTGGACCCCCACTGGCGTTCAAGTGCATAAAAGCTTCTGGTGGCCGAGTCCCTAGGACACTGGTAGGAGTTGCAAGAATATATCCTATTTTGTACAAGGAGAG GTTGCCTGATGGTTGTTCTATTGTGAGATCTGAAAGGATGGAAAGAAAGGCGCTACAACTGTATCACCAGAG AGTATCTAAGATCGCAGAAGACATTATGTCTGAACAAGATGAAAACTGTGCCAGCACTGATGACAGCGAGGAAGGGGCGAAAATTTGCAAAATGCTAGAGCAGGCGGCTGAGCCTGAAGTTATGATGGCTGGCCTGACCTCAGAGCAGATAATATCTTTCTCATCTTATCAAGCAAAGCAAAAG AAAGCCGACCTGGTGGAGGGACAAGTTTACATCGCCACAGGATTGCTGCCTTCTGCCCACTGTACTAACATTCTTTACTTGCATGCTAGAGGATCATCTACAGTGTGGAAGCCATTAGCATCGGCACAGGCTGCAGATTTTCA ACCATTTTTTACCCCACGTAAGGCGGTTGAGCTGTCATTGATTGGTGAGGTACCACTTGCAAG TCTTTCTTGCAGTGAATTTGACATTGCAGGTGTTGTTTTGCATGTCGGCGATGTTTACTTATGCAGCAACCAGAAAAGGCAGTGGCTCTTTTTGACAGATGGATCTAAATTTATCTCGGCATCGCAGTCCACAGTGCAAGATGATTGTCTTCTAGCAGTTAGCTTTTCTTGCTCATCTGCCAGCGATGATGGTGCCTTTTTCAGTTATGCCCTTTCTGGAAATACA GTTGGTTTCAGTAACTTGGTCAAGCGACAGAAGGACCAGACAAGGCGCATATGGGTAGCCGAGGCAACACAGAGCTCTACATACACTCTTTCCCATGAGATATCAAAAAAATCGCATCTTAAGGAAGCTGCAACATGTGCTGAGAAATGGGCTTCAAGTTCTTTTGAT AAAATCCAGCAGCTAAAGGAAAAGGTTTTATGCATAATTGGTGATAGCGGTGGCTGA
- the LOC125542836 gene encoding protein BREAST CANCER SUSCEPTIBILITY 2 homolog B-like isoform X9: MPGRWRVWGQPDGRLVWIPAPEPDAPPPPAAAPPLPPPLPLGRGAGIAADPSEDALAKGRGAADGCRVESMADLLVQARNTLLEGDGMSGATVDAGEGQLFCTGSGRSVSVSERAIRRARALVGEEVEKAGNKRKQPFDDVPGAEGESREMDAPFRGGVHNTTVPPVFQTGSGKAVLLGKDSIQKARAILGEQPFDHVPDAEGESSEMDAPFRGGVYNTTMPPVFQTGSGKAVLLGKDSIQKARVLLEGVDSAAGAVQPMFRTGMGKPVPVSRTSIDKARAVLEGQTVAEKGVDGMEQFPLFQTGSGRVVSVSAASVQKAKSVLKDNNTSEENTESFGRPNQPMMFQTGSGRSAMISERSIERSRAVANEGDAEKSGHWDTDCQFPMFQTGLGKPVAVSWSSVQKAKAVLEEENIKTTGRGGSSDCATTLQTETPTSVLMSSSLIMNSRSVTPKEDSAMQVTRTEKNHKDDDHVPLFQTGLGRSIAISKSSLKRASAVLEPRNIAKELEDEAHLDGAHDTPVFRTGLGRSILASENSIKELPILEAEEAVKSVNNYKGETFVEDATFQAGIQKFVPQNGISSHKASMLLEQRNFMEKGYEDSGSQLPMFRTGSGKSVLISESSVQKARAVLEEEGKINRNNHKLLNMDKKIPVFASPLKTSCARTVNISSVGVSRAATLLGLEENTLSTQFFGHVGDKLATRINFEQENPEQRLGIASYPTENQVHKEPHWPFELSNNTVSDSGEHSIRFSTAGGRSMAISSDALERAKSLLGESDLVVSTNNLVGYPLGSACNDKMQNSTVAPKEGGSDLSKRRRVSGRTELATFSHQAMSDRKHTGSFGNAVSDIHPTSENTNTFHVGSRSTSEIPKIMKPSSRCLSETDNANDPKDKTRQLHMPAGALVDISNFMGAHSGNIDHVVNEKRRIGGRNSTSSFKRPRSSRFITPISTNKQSSAGVLKLPPTQITSCRTKLSASYPFQHKRKTWKEYFGGPPCFNCLTERTTAEVKLMDAKGAGKYKFHNMNTGAEEFQKLLIACGASLTYATKEWVNNHYKWIVWKLASLERSYPTKAAGKFLTVANVLDELKYRYDREVNNGHRSAIKKILEGNALPSLMMVLCISAIYSHPDVNKLEAVGTDGNENSIDNKSLLAAKRNMPAHIELTDGWYALETSLDVALSEQLQKRKLFIGQKLRIWGASLCGWTGPVSFHEASGTVKLTVHVNGSYRARWDDPLGFCKHVGPPLAFKCIKASGGRVPRTLVGVARIYPILYKERLPDGCSIVRSERMERKALQLYHQRVSKIAEDIMSEQDENCASTDDSEEGAKICKMLEQAAEPEVMMAGLTSEQIISFSSYQAKQKKADLVEGQVYIATGLLPSAHCTNILYLHARGSSTVWKPLASAQAADFQPFFTPRKAVELSLIGEVPLASEFDIAGVVLHVGDVYLCSNQKRQWLFLTDGSKFISASQSTVQDDCLLAVSFSCSSASDDGAFFSYALSGNTVGFSNLVKRQKDQTRRIWVAEATQSSTYTLSHEISKKSHLKEAATCAEKWASSSFDKIQQLKEKVLCIIGDSGG, encoded by the exons ATGCCCGGGAGGTGGCGGGTCTGGGGCCAGCCCGACGGCCGCCTCGTCTGGATCCCCGCCCCCGAGCccgacgcgccgccgccgcctgccgcggctccgcctcttcctcctcccctgCCGCTGGGGCGCGGTGCGGGGATAGCCGCGGATCCATCCGAGGACGCGCTGGCGAAAG GCCGGGGCGCTGCCGACGGATGCCGCGTCGAGTCCATGGCCGACCTCCTCGTGCAAG CTCGGAACACGCTGCTCGAAGGTGACGGGATGTCCGGAGCAACTGTCGATGCAGGAGAGGGTCAGCTGTTCTGCACTGGATCAGGGAGGTCAGTGTCTGTCAGCGAGAGGGCTATAAGGAGGGCCAGGGCGTTGGTCGGGGAGGAGGTGGAGAAGGCTGGTAACAAGAGAA AGCAACCGTTTGACGACGTACCTGGTGCAGAGGGCGAATCGAGAGAAATGGACGCCCCATTTAGAG GTGGAGTGCATAACACTACCGTGCCCCCAGTGTTCCAAACTGGATCCGGAAAAGCAGTTTTGCTGGGCAAGGACTCGATCCAGAAGGCAAGAGCTATTTTAGGAG AGCAACCGTTTGACCATGTACCTGATGCAGAGGGCGAATCGAGTGAAATGGACGCCCCATTTAGAG GTGGAGTGTATAACACTACCATGCCCCCAGTGTTCCAAACTGGATCAGGAAAAGCTGTCTTACTGGGCAAGGACTCAATCCAGAAGGCAAGAGTTCTTTTAGAAG GTGTTGATAGTGCTGCTGGTGCCGTACAACCAATGTTCCGTACTGGAATGGGTAAGCCGGTTCCTGTGAGCCGGACCTCTATTGATAAGGCAAGAGCTGTTTTGGAGGGACAAACAGTTGCAGAAAAAG GTGTGGATGGCATGGAACAGTTTCCATTGTTCCAAACTGGTTCAGGACGAGTTGTCTCAGTCAGTGCGGCATCTGTTCAGAAAGCTAAGTCTGTTTTGAAGGATAATAATACAAGCGAGG AAAATACAGAGAGTTTTGGTAGGCCTAACCAGCCTATGATGTTCCAAACTGGTTCAGGAAGATCAGCCATGATCAGCGAAAGATCCATTGAGAGATCTAGAGCTGTGGCGAATGAGGGAGATGCGGAAAAGAGCG GACATTGGGATACTGATTGCCAGTTCCCAATGTTCCAAACAGGATTAGGGAAGCCTGTTGCTGTGAGCTGGAGCTCAGTCCAGAAAGCAAAGGCAGTATTGGAGGAAGAAAATATTAAAACAACTG GACGTGGAGGTAGCAGTGATTGTGCCACAACTCTTCAGACTGAAACGCCAACATCTGTTTTGATGAGTAGCAGTTTGATCATGAATAGTAGAAGTGTTACACCGAAGGAAGATAGTGCAATGCAAG TCACTCGAACAGAGAAAAATCACAAGGATGATGACCACGTGCCGTTGTTTCAAACTGGGTTAGGGAGGTCAATTGCTATAAGTAAGAGCTCACTTAAGAGGGCATCTGCAGTTCTGGAGCCAAGGAATATTGCAAAGGAATTGGAAG ATGAAGCTCATTTAGATGGTGCCCATGACACTCCAGTGTTCAGAACTGGATTAGGAAGGTCTATCTTAGCAAGTGAGAACTCTATAAAGGAATTGCCTATCTTAGAGGCTGAAGAAGCAGTAAAAAGTG TAAACAATTACAAAGGGGAAACCTTTGTTGAAGACGCAACGTTCCAAGCTGGAATACAAAAGTTTGTACCCCAAAATGGAATTTCAAGCCATAAGGCCAGTATGCTTTTGGAGCAACGAAACTTCATGGAGAAAG GATACGAAGACTCTGGAAGTCAACTGCCAATGTTTCGAACCGGATCTGGAAAGTCGGTCTTGATTAGTGAAAGCTCAGTGCAGAAAGCAAGGGCTGTTCTGGAGGAAGAAGGCAAAATAAACAGAA ATAATCATAAGCTCCTTAACATGGACAAAAAAATTCCTGTGTTTGCGTCACCTCTCAAGACAAGCTGTGCAAGAACAGTAAATATATCTTCAGTTGGCGTGTCTCGAGCTGCTACTTTGTTGGGCTTGGAGGAGAATACcctttcaacacaattttttgGACATGTGGGGGATAAGCTGGCCACAAGAATAAATTTTGAGCAGGAAAATCCAGAACAGAGGCTTGGTATTGCATCTTATCCAACAGAAAACCAAGTGCACAAGGAACCACACTGGCCATTTGAGCTTTCTAATAACACAGTTTCTGATTCTGGTGAGCATTCTATCAGATTCAGTACCGCCGGAGGCAGATCAATGGCTATTTCTAGTGATGCACTTGAACGCGCAAAAAGCCTTCTGGGTGAATCAGATCTCGTGGTTTCAACAAATAATTTAGTAGGCTACCCTTTGGGATCTGCTTGTAATGATAAGATGCAAAATTCAACTGTTGCGCCAAAAGAAGGTGGATCTGATTTATCTAAAAGAAGAAGGGTCAGTGGAAGAACCGAACTTGCAACATTTTCCCACCAGGCAATGTCTGATAGGAAGCACACTGGATCCTTTGGAAATGCTGTATCTGATATCCATCCAACTAGTGAAAACACCAATACGTTTCATGTTGGGAGTCGTTCAACCAGTGAAATTCCAAAGATCATGAAGCCTTCTTCCAGGTGTTTATCTGAAACTGACAACGCAAATGACCCTAAAGATAAGACCCGGCAACTCCATATGCCAGCTGGAGCGTTGGTTGACATCAGTAACTTCATGGGTGCACATTCTGGAAATATTGACCATGTTGTTAATGAGAAGAGAAGAATTGGGGGAAGAAACTCCACATCTTCCTTTAAACGGCCCCGCTCTTCCAG GTTCATCACGCCTATAAGCACCAACAAACAGTCCTCTGCTG GAGTACTCAAACTACCACCAACTCAGATCACTTCCTGTCGAACAAAGCTGTCTGCATCTTATCCTTTTCAACATAAAAGGAAGACTTGGAAAGAGTATTTTGGTGGTCCTCCCTGCTTCAATTGTTTG ACGGAACGTACAACAGCTGAAGTGAAGCTCATGGATGCAAAAGGAGCAGGGAAGTACAAGTTTCACAATATGAATACTGGTGCAGAAGAATTTCAGAAGTTGCTGATTGCCTGTGGGGCTTCATTGACATATGCAACTAAAGA ATGGGTGAACAATCACTATAAATGGATCGTATGGAAACTTGCTTCACTTGAGAGGAGCTATCCAACTAAAGCTGCTGGCAAATTCTTGACAGTTGCTAATGTTTTAGACGAGCTGAAGTATAG GTATGACAGAGAAGTGAACAATGGCCATCGATCAGCCATAAAGAAAATTTTAGAAGGAAATGCTTTGCCATCTTTGATGATGGTGCTGTGCATTTCAGCTATTTATTCCCATCCTGATGTAAATAAGTTAGAGGCTGTCGGGACAGATGGAAATGAAAACAGTATCGACAATAAAAGCTTGTTAGCTGCTAAAAGAAACATGCCTGCACACATTGAATTAACTGATGGATG GTATGCACTAGAAACGTCATTAGACGTGGCACTTTCAGAACAACTACAGAAAAGAAAGCTTTTTATAGGACAAAAGCTTCGG ATATGGGGAGCTTCTTTGTGTGGTTGGACTGGGCCTGTGTCATTTCATGAG GCATCTGGCACCGTCAAATTGACGGTCCATGTGAATGGCAGTTATCGTGCAAGATGGGATGATCCTTTGGGATTCT GCAAGCATGTTGGACCCCCACTGGCGTTCAAGTGCATAAAAGCTTCTGGTGGCCGAGTCCCTAGGACACTGGTAGGAGTTGCAAGAATATATCCTATTTTGTACAAGGAGAG GTTGCCTGATGGTTGTTCTATTGTGAGATCTGAAAGGATGGAAAGAAAGGCGCTACAACTGTATCACCAGAG AGTATCTAAGATCGCAGAAGACATTATGTCTGAACAAGATGAAAACTGTGCCAGCACTGATGACAGCGAGGAAGGGGCGAAAATTTGCAAAATGCTAGAGCAGGCGGCTGAGCCTGAAGTTATGATGGCTGGCCTGACCTCAGAGCAGATAATATCTTTCTCATCTTATCAAGCAAAGCAAAAG AAAGCCGACCTGGTGGAGGGACAAGTTTACATCGCCACAGGATTGCTGCCTTCTGCCCACTGTACTAACATTCTTTACTTGCATGCTAGAGGATCATCTACAGTGTGGAAGCCATTAGCATCGGCACAGGCTGCAGATTTTCA ACCATTTTTTACCCCACGTAAGGCGGTTGAGCTGTCATTGATTGGTGAGGTACCACTTGCAAG TGAATTTGACATTGCAGGTGTTGTTTTGCATGTCGGCGATGTTTACTTATGCAGCAACCAGAAAAGGCAGTGGCTCTTTTTGACAGATGGATCTAAATTTATCTCGGCATCGCAGTCCACAGTGCAAGATGATTGTCTTCTAGCAGTTAGCTTTTCTTGCTCATCTGCCAGCGATGATGGTGCCTTTTTCAGTTATGCCCTTTCTGGAAATACA GTTGGTTTCAGTAACTTGGTCAAGCGACAGAAGGACCAGACAAGGCGCATATGGGTAGCCGAGGCAACACAGAGCTCTACATACACTCTTTCCCATGAGATATCAAAAAAATCGCATCTTAAGGAAGCTGCAACATGTGCTGAGAAATGGGCTTCAAGTTCTTTTGAT AAAATCCAGCAGCTAAAGGAAAAGGTTTTATGCATAATTGGTGATAGCGGTGGCTGA